The following proteins are co-located in the Trichormus variabilis 0441 genome:
- a CDS encoding ribonuclease J: protein MAKNETNAGLKIIPLGGLHEIGKNTCVFEYDDEIILLDAGLAFPTEAMHGVNIVLPDMTYLRENRHKIKGMVVTHGHEDHIGGIAFHLKQFDIPVIYGPRLAMAMLEGKLEEAGVRDRTELRKVLPRDVVRIGKSFFVEYIRNTHSIADSFTVAIHTPLGVVIHTGDFKFDHTPVDGEKFDLQRLAEHGEKGVLCLLSDSTNSEVPGFTPSEASVFPNLDRVFSQAEGRLFVTTFASSVHRINMILQLAKKHNRVVTVVGRSMLNLIAHARNLGYIKCEDNLLQPLHMVRNLPDDNVLVLTTGSQGETMAAMTRIANKEHPHIKIRQGDTVVFSANPIPGNTIAVVNTIDKLMQQGAKVVYGRDQGIHVSGHGCQEDQKLMIALTRPKFFVPVHGEHRMLVKHSQTAQKSGIPAENMVIIQNGDIIELTEDSIRVAGKVQSGIELVDTTSSGMVSAKVLQERQRMAEEGLVTIAAAIDWQGKLLAKPEIHLRGVVTSVERSLLQKWVQQRIEEILSVRWSEFATSEGEQPEIDWGGLQGTLERELQRSIRRELQCQPSVTLLMQIPDEPPVKVADGRRRRTRTAAQVAS, encoded by the coding sequence ATGGCTAAAAACGAAACTAATGCTGGCCTAAAAATTATTCCCTTAGGCGGTTTACATGAAATTGGTAAAAACACCTGTGTTTTTGAATATGATGATGAAATCATTCTTTTAGATGCAGGGTTGGCTTTCCCCACAGAGGCGATGCACGGGGTAAATATCGTCCTGCCAGATATGACCTATCTACGGGAAAATCGCCACAAAATCAAAGGTATGGTTGTTACCCACGGCCATGAAGATCATATTGGTGGGATTGCTTTTCACCTCAAACAATTTGACATTCCAGTAATTTATGGGCCTAGACTAGCAATGGCAATGCTAGAGGGTAAATTAGAAGAAGCTGGAGTACGCGATCGCACAGAATTAAGAAAAGTTTTACCCCGTGATGTTGTACGCATTGGTAAATCATTTTTTGTCGAGTACATCCGCAACACCCACTCCATTGCTGATAGCTTCACCGTTGCCATTCACACCCCCTTAGGTGTGGTGATTCACACGGGAGACTTCAAATTTGACCACACCCCAGTTGATGGTGAAAAATTTGACCTGCAACGCCTGGCAGAACACGGCGAAAAAGGCGTACTTTGTCTGTTGAGTGATTCCACTAACTCGGAAGTCCCAGGCTTCACCCCTTCAGAAGCATCAGTTTTTCCCAATCTAGATAGAGTTTTTAGTCAAGCGGAAGGACGGCTATTCGTCACCACCTTTGCTTCCAGCGTCCATCGCATCAACATGATTTTGCAACTGGCGAAAAAGCATAACCGCGTTGTCACAGTTGTTGGGCGTTCCATGCTGAACTTGATTGCCCACGCCCGTAATTTGGGTTACATCAAGTGTGAAGATAATCTGTTGCAGCCCTTGCACATGGTACGTAATCTGCCAGACGATAATGTTCTGGTTCTCACCACTGGTTCTCAAGGTGAAACAATGGCAGCCATGACCAGGATTGCCAACAAAGAACACCCCCATATTAAAATCCGTCAAGGCGATACTGTTGTCTTCTCTGCTAACCCAATTCCGGGGAACACAATTGCTGTAGTCAATACCATCGACAAATTGATGCAGCAAGGGGCGAAAGTAGTTTATGGAAGAGACCAAGGGATTCACGTTTCGGGTCACGGCTGTCAAGAAGACCAAAAGCTGATGATTGCCTTAACTCGACCCAAGTTCTTTGTTCCAGTCCACGGTGAACATCGGATGTTGGTGAAACATTCCCAAACCGCCCAGAAGTCAGGCATTCCCGCCGAGAATATGGTGATTATTCAAAATGGGGATATCATCGAACTGACGGAAGACTCAATTCGTGTCGCGGGGAAAGTTCAATCTGGTATCGAGTTAGTCGATACTACAAGCTCTGGAATGGTCAGCGCCAAAGTACTGCAAGAACGTCAACGCATGGCAGAGGAAGGACTGGTGACTATTGCAGCTGCTATTGATTGGCAAGGTAAATTGTTGGCTAAACCAGAAATTCACCTGCGTGGTGTTGTTACTAGTGTAGAGCGATCGCTGTTACAAAAGTGGGTACAACAGCGTATTGAAGAAATTTTGAGCGTGCGTTGGTCAGAGTTTGCGACTTCTGAAGGTGAACAGCCTGAGATTGATTGGGGTGGTTTGCAAGGAACTTTAGAACGGGAGTTGCAACGTTCTATTCGTCGTGAGTTGCAATGTCAGCCATCGGTTACTTTGCTGATGCAAATTCCTGATGAGCCACCTGTGAAGGTTGCTGATGGTAGAAGGCGGCGGACTCGCACGGCTGCTCAAGTAGCTTCTTAG
- a CDS encoding anion transporter encodes MILIQFAIYGVIGLTYLGLALGYIPGLRMNRATIALVGSTFLIAFGVLNLQEAWQAIDPNTIVFLLSMMVVNANLSYAGFFRRALAVLLSFTRSPLGLLIALTFGSGILSAFFLNDTLALVFTPLTLSLAQALSLNPIPYLLAIAGATNIGSVATLSGNPQNILIGSFSGIPYLEFLRILAPVAFIGLIIQVGLLWLLYPDVRSAKPCQVVAINNQRIFKPLFNKTLVITTGLLIAFTIGLPLAQSALVAASLLLITRRIKPQRVLKKVDWNLLVMFSGLFILTKATQKLNLLQPFTHVINSAASLLGVTVVLSNLISNVPAVLLLQPLISPDDTKSWLLLAAGSTLAGNLTLFGAVANLITVEAAADLGYKLTFLEHLRFGLPLTICTLIITYLWVNLG; translated from the coding sequence GTGATTCTCATCCAATTTGCCATTTATGGCGTAATAGGGCTGACATACCTGGGTTTAGCCTTGGGCTACATTCCAGGCTTACGGATGAACCGCGCCACCATTGCCTTAGTTGGCTCTACCTTTTTAATTGCCTTTGGTGTACTGAATTTACAGGAAGCTTGGCAGGCAATTGACCCAAATACCATCGTATTTCTTTTAAGTATGATGGTAGTCAACGCCAACTTATCCTATGCAGGGTTTTTCCGACGTGCTTTAGCTGTGTTGTTGAGTTTTACCCGTAGTCCTTTAGGTTTGTTGATTGCTTTAACCTTTGGTAGCGGTATTCTCTCCGCCTTTTTCCTGAATGATACTTTGGCGCTAGTCTTCACGCCTTTGACTTTGAGTCTGGCTCAAGCCTTGAGTTTAAATCCAATTCCCTATTTACTAGCGATCGCCGGAGCAACTAATATAGGCTCTGTGGCTACCCTAAGCGGTAATCCCCAAAATATCTTGATAGGATCTTTTTCTGGGATTCCCTACCTAGAATTTTTGCGTATCTTAGCTCCCGTTGCTTTTATCGGCTTAATAATTCAGGTAGGATTACTGTGGCTACTTTACCCAGATGTGCGTTCAGCTAAACCTTGCCAAGTTGTAGCCATCAACAACCAACGAATATTTAAACCCTTATTTAATAAAACATTAGTTATTACTACAGGCTTACTTATTGCTTTTACTATCGGCTTACCTTTAGCACAGTCAGCCCTCGTTGCAGCTAGTTTACTTTTAATTACTAGAAGAATTAAACCACAACGAGTTTTAAAAAAGGTAGATTGGAATCTTTTGGTGATGTTTTCGGGACTGTTTATTTTGACGAAAGCCACCCAAAAATTGAATTTATTACAGCCATTTACCCATGTCATCAACTCTGCTGCAAGTTTATTGGGTGTGACAGTTGTTTTATCTAACTTGATTTCTAATGTTCCGGCTGTGCTGCTATTGCAACCGTTAATTTCCCCAGATGATACCAAATCTTGGCTATTACTAGCAGCAGGTTCAACTCTAGCAGGTAATTTAACTTTATTTGGTGCAGTTGCCAATCTCATTACTGTAGAAGCTGCTGCCGATTTAGGTTACAAGCTTACATTTTTAGAGCATTTACGTTTTGGCTTACCACTAACAATATGCACTTTAATAATTACCTATCTGTGGGTTAACTTAGGTTGA
- a CDS encoding Mo-dependent nitrogenase C-terminal domain-containing protein — MKVFDNTTKKFLVASWVWISHTEVNNTRLGQLQTSPSRSGWDILRPLRRYLDSIEVSDRLLAHRLCQLIPAQCPFERDINLFGKTLLHIPPLCKLNPLYEEVVSLRFRALCYLADECGEDVSQYC, encoded by the coding sequence ATGAAGGTATTTGATAATACCACAAAAAAGTTTTTGGTTGCAAGTTGGGTTTGGATAAGTCACACAGAAGTTAACAATACTCGTTTAGGCCAGTTGCAGACTTCTCCGTCTCGGTCAGGTTGGGACATTCTCAGACCCTTAAGACGCTACTTAGATAGCATTGAAGTGAGCGATCGCTTATTAGCTCACCGCCTATGTCAACTAATTCCTGCTCAATGTCCGTTTGAACGCGACATCAATCTATTTGGCAAAACTCTGCTGCACATTCCGCCATTGTGTAAACTCAACCCTCTATATGAAGAAGTCGTTAGCTTGCGTTTTCGGGCGCTGTGCTATTTAGCTGATGAATGCGGCGAGGATGTATCGCAGTATTGTTAG
- a CDS encoding caspase family protein gives MANYWAIAIGVNQYQLFQPLRCAQADAEALKDFLVHQAGFVNQRCLLMTDTSPPIDDRDTYPTKENILLLLEDLAAACWQPEDHLWFFFSGYGVNYNGRDYLMPTEGDPKLVEETGIEVRSLMQSLQLANLNVLLLFDINRASASFGDTPVGKEIIELAEELQLATILSCQPDQFSQESRELGHGIFTGALLSALRSGYGSNLGELEKYLSVLTPELSQHYWRPTQNPVAFIPFDEQEILPPVATTNNPEVELSAAVPSTLEPSEAEPLIFSEESFAVALTAPSLGEPPRTTSKPPKFGKWEDSPKFETNGNGKSPTITLDRQPFPINTDFPQPYQPPIPDEEETGGRFIPNAPQAYISRLPSNKPEPPLWRQFLLWGGGTMVVVALISIILLRNQARVLRARQQLPTATSDSQIIKTPSTPRPVAKLAPLNRPKNQSTAQIAPISESKKRNQAVLDLAKMSLRQTQASDLSLAIATAKKIKPGEPLYEQAQENIKIWSRMILDLAEGRAKQRQYTNAIAAAKLIPKDEALYPQAQTTIAQWRSEAKQFLANQTLIDAANALIKQGQASTYNRAIEVAKRVPQGQPGFDLAQISINQWSQKILDLAKNRADQENFSAAIATATLVPEGTTVYEDAQEAIQKWEARKKSQ, from the coding sequence ATGGCAAACTACTGGGCGATCGCCATAGGCGTTAATCAATATCAATTATTTCAACCTTTACGCTGCGCCCAAGCCGATGCCGAGGCGCTAAAGGACTTTTTGGTTCACCAAGCAGGTTTTGTCAACCAACGCTGCTTGCTCATGACGGATACATCGCCACCAATTGACGATAGAGATACTTATCCAACTAAAGAAAATATATTGCTGTTGCTAGAAGACTTAGCCGCAGCCTGTTGGCAACCAGAAGACCATTTATGGTTCTTCTTTAGCGGTTATGGGGTTAATTACAACGGCAGAGATTATTTAATGCCCACAGAAGGCGACCCCAAGCTAGTAGAAGAAACTGGCATAGAAGTGCGATCGCTGATGCAAAGTTTGCAGCTAGCTAACCTCAATGTTTTGCTGCTATTTGATATCAACCGTGCTTCTGCAAGCTTTGGGGATACTCCCGTAGGTAAAGAAATCATCGAACTAGCCGAAGAACTACAACTAGCCACCATTCTTTCTTGTCAGCCAGACCAGTTTTCCCAGGAAAGTAGAGAGCTAGGCCACGGCATATTTACAGGCGCATTATTATCAGCCTTGCGTTCTGGTTACGGCAGTAATTTAGGGGAACTAGAAAAATACTTAAGTGTTTTGACTCCCGAATTATCTCAGCATTACTGGCGACCTACACAAAATCCTGTAGCCTTTATCCCCTTTGATGAACAGGAAATTTTACCCCCAGTAGCAACAACCAACAATCCTGAAGTAGAACTGAGCGCCGCCGTACCTAGTACCTTAGAACCTTCGGAAGCCGAACCTCTTATTTTTTCAGAAGAAAGTTTTGCTGTAGCCTTAACAGCACCATCTTTGGGAGAACCCCCTAGAACAACCTCTAAGCCCCCAAAATTTGGGAAATGGGAAGATTCTCCCAAGTTTGAAACTAACGGTAATGGCAAATCACCCACCATCACTTTAGATAGACAGCCATTTCCCATAAATACTGACTTTCCCCAACCATACCAACCACCAATCCCCGACGAGGAAGAAACAGGCGGGAGGTTCATCCCCAATGCTCCCCAAGCCTATATCTCTCGGCTACCAAGCAATAAGCCAGAGCCTCCATTATGGAGACAGTTTTTGCTGTGGGGAGGCGGAACTATGGTGGTTGTAGCGTTAATTTCTATTATTCTCCTGCGTAATCAAGCCAGGGTTTTAAGAGCGAGACAGCAACTACCTACCGCTACCAGTGATTCACAAATCATCAAAACTCCCTCAACTCCTCGTCCAGTCGCCAAGTTAGCTCCACTCAATCGACCCAAGAATCAATCAACTGCCCAAATTGCGCCTATTTCTGAATCAAAAAAACGTAATCAAGCTGTATTAGACCTAGCCAAAATGTCTTTGAGACAGACTCAAGCTAGCGATCTCAGTTTGGCGATCGCCACTGCAAAGAAAATCAAACCCGGCGAACCACTCTACGAACAAGCCCAGGAAAATATTAAAATTTGGAGTCGGATGATTCTCGATTTAGCAGAAGGTCGCGCCAAACAAAGACAATATACCAATGCGATCGCAGCTGCTAAATTAATTCCCAAAGACGAAGCACTCTATCCCCAAGCTCAAACCACAATTGCCCAGTGGCGCTCAGAAGCCAAACAGTTTCTAGCTAATCAAACTCTGATAGATGCCGCTAACGCTTTAATTAAACAAGGGCAAGCTTCCACTTATAACCGTGCCATCGAAGTAGCTAAAAGAGTACCCCAAGGGCAACCAGGCTTTGATTTGGCACAAATATCTATCAATCAATGGAGTCAAAAAATTCTTGACCTCGCTAAAAATCGCGCCGATCAAGAAAATTTTAGTGCTGCAATTGCAACCGCTACCTTAGTCCCCGAAGGAACAACTGTCTACGAAGATGCTCAAGAAGCCATCCAGAAATGGGAGGCGCGGAAAAAAAGTCAATAG
- the rpmF gene encoding 50S ribosomal protein L32: protein MAVPKKKTSKSKRDKRRATWRHKAAVEAQKALSLGKSILTGRSTFVYPTAEEEDEEE from the coding sequence ATGGCGGTTCCTAAGAAGAAAACATCTAAATCAAAACGAGATAAACGTCGAGCTACCTGGAGACATAAGGCTGCTGTGGAAGCGCAAAAAGCTCTCTCTTTGGGCAAATCAATTTTGACTGGACGTTCTACATTTGTCTATCCTACTGCGGAAGAAGAAGACGAAGAAGAATAA
- a CDS encoding sulfite oxidase-like oxidoreductase, with amino-acid sequence MLGKFFQKPDQENSDRVPPGQHLAKGFPVLTYGAAPKVSLEGWEFRVWGLVKPTVFTWSDFMNLPHHEFTADFHCVTRWSKLDVKWTGIKVTDFMSLIEVDSKAAHIMEHCYGGYTTNIAIADFVREENFFAFKLFGEDLPSEHGGPMRLVVPHLYAWKSAKWINGLEFLDKEELGFWERNGYHRRGEPWEEERYS; translated from the coding sequence ATGCTAGGAAAATTTTTTCAGAAACCAGACCAAGAAAATAGCGATCGCGTTCCCCCAGGACAGCATTTAGCTAAGGGTTTTCCTGTATTGACTTATGGCGCAGCCCCTAAAGTTAGTTTGGAAGGTTGGGAGTTTCGGGTTTGGGGTTTGGTAAAACCAACTGTATTTACTTGGTCTGATTTCATGAATTTACCTCATCATGAATTTACAGCCGACTTTCACTGTGTAACCCGTTGGTCTAAGCTTGATGTCAAGTGGACGGGGATTAAGGTCACAGATTTTATGAGTCTGATTGAGGTAGATTCCAAGGCTGCTCATATTATGGAACATTGCTATGGCGGTTACACCACAAATATCGCAATAGCAGATTTTGTCAGGGAAGAGAATTTTTTCGCTTTTAAGTTATTTGGTGAAGACTTACCCTCAGAACATGGTGGGCCAATGCGTCTGGTTGTACCCCACCTCTACGCCTGGAAAAGCGCCAAGTGGATTAATGGGCTGGAGTTTCTTGACAAGGAAGAATTGGGTTTTTGGGAACGCAACGGCTACCACCGTCGTGGTGAACCTTGGGAAGAGGAAAGATACAGTTGA
- a CDS encoding aldehyde dehydrogenase family protein produces the protein MLTIETSKIREIIQQERNFFQTGQTKNINFRLEQLKKLRKLVTDNETAITKALKADLNKSEYEAYFAEIGVIKEIDYAIKNLKNWSKPKKADVPLDFFSYSARIYPEPLGVVLIICPWNYPFGLIISPLVGAIAAGNCAIIKPSELAPHTSNLVAELISKYFSSEYLTVVEGGAETSQELLAEKFDHIFFTGGTAIGKVVMEAAAKHLTPVTLELGGKSPCIVDSEIHLEYTAKRITWGKFINAGQTCIAPDYLLVNQKIKKDLIAAIQKSLTEFYGDNPIDSPDYGRIISHRHFERLAKFLNNGQVIVGGETNYEDKYIAPTLLDNISVTDPVMQEEIFGPILPVIEYTEIKDAIALINSQPKPLALYIFSQNKDLQQQILQETSSGGVCINDTIMQVGVSSLPFGGVGDSGIGSYHGKASFDTFSHYKSVLKNAFWLDLDWRYAPYKDKLSLLKRMMK, from the coding sequence ATGCTTACTATTGAAACATCGAAGATTAGGGAAATAATTCAACAAGAACGTAATTTTTTTCAGACTGGACAAACTAAAAATATCAACTTCCGGCTGGAACAACTCAAAAAACTGAGAAAATTAGTTACTGATAATGAAACAGCAATAACTAAGGCATTAAAAGCGGATTTAAACAAGTCGGAATACGAAGCTTACTTTGCCGAGATTGGTGTAATTAAAGAAATTGATTACGCCATAAAAAATCTGAAAAATTGGTCTAAGCCTAAAAAAGCAGATGTTCCCCTAGATTTCTTTTCTTATTCAGCGCGAATTTATCCAGAACCGCTAGGAGTCGTTTTAATTATCTGTCCTTGGAATTATCCATTCGGATTAATAATTTCACCGTTAGTAGGGGCGATCGCCGCCGGAAATTGTGCCATTATCAAACCTTCAGAACTTGCACCTCACACATCTAATTTAGTAGCAGAACTGATTAGTAAATATTTTTCCAGTGAGTATTTGACAGTAGTAGAAGGTGGCGCAGAAACTAGCCAAGAGTTACTAGCCGAAAAGTTCGATCATATATTTTTTACTGGTGGTACAGCCATAGGCAAAGTTGTTATGGAAGCCGCCGCCAAACATCTGACACCAGTTACTTTAGAGTTGGGTGGTAAAAGTCCTTGCATTGTTGATAGTGAGATTCATCTCGAATATACAGCTAAACGCATTACTTGGGGCAAATTCATTAACGCCGGACAAACTTGCATCGCACCCGACTATCTTTTAGTTAATCAGAAAATTAAAAAAGATTTAATCGCTGCCATACAAAAAAGTCTCACAGAATTTTATGGCGATAACCCAATAGATAGTCCTGATTATGGGAGGATTATTAGCCATAGACATTTTGAGCGTTTAGCTAAATTCCTTAACAATGGTCAAGTTATTGTTGGTGGGGAAACAAACTACGAAGATAAATATATTGCTCCCACATTACTAGATAACATCTCTGTAACAGATCCTGTAATGCAGGAAGAAATTTTTGGGCCGATTTTACCTGTGATTGAATACACAGAGATAAAAGATGCGATCGCCCTCATTAATTCTCAGCCAAAACCCCTGGCTTTATACATATTTTCCCAAAATAAAGACCTACAACAACAAATTCTGCAAGAAACCTCATCAGGTGGAGTGTGTATTAACGACACCATTATGCAGGTGGGTGTTTCATCCTTACCCTTTGGTGGTGTAGGCGATAGCGGTATTGGTAGCTATCATGGTAAAGCCAGCTTTGACACATTTTCCCATTACAAGAGTGTCTTAAAAAACGCCTTCTGGCTAGACCTAGATTGGCGTTATGCACCCTACAAAGATAAATTATCTTTACTCAAACGAATGATGAAGTAA
- a CDS encoding hybrid sensor histidine kinase/response regulator, translated as MSLPTAQSGKILVVDDSPDNVFLIKTILEEEGYTVSTAENGISALAELQASPCDLVLLDLMMPGMDGYEVTRRVRGEMKLQQYIPILLITAHDAPNVAHGLDLGADDFIRKPVTVDELLARVRSLLRLKHSMDERDEIARQREDFVSRLTHDLRTPLVAADRMLALFQQGALGNLSPQMQEVITIMARSNINLLSMVNTLLEVYRFEAGRKTLAFQPVNLSQLLNEVIAELTPLAQEKNLAINSDFGDTSTPNKLGDGIPPTVGDRLELHRLFTNLIGNAIKFTASGSVTIRLKGIILNAKQDFSDPSLLSSNIDYVQVEIADTGAGIPLEEHATLFERFRQGSHKISGSGLGLYLSRRIVEAHHGKIVVNSELGKGSVFVVSLPIQIVGKAD; from the coding sequence ATGAGTTTACCAACTGCTCAATCTGGAAAAATTCTGGTGGTTGATGATTCTCCAGATAACGTGTTTTTGATTAAAACCATTCTGGAGGAAGAAGGTTATACAGTTAGTACCGCCGAAAATGGCATCTCAGCATTAGCAGAACTGCAAGCATCCCCTTGTGATTTGGTGCTGTTGGATTTAATGATGCCAGGGATGGATGGTTATGAAGTTACTAGGCGGGTGCGTGGGGAGATGAAGTTGCAGCAATACATCCCCATCTTGCTGATTACCGCCCACGATGCCCCAAATGTAGCGCATGGATTAGATTTGGGTGCTGATGATTTTATCCGCAAACCCGTCACAGTGGATGAATTACTGGCAAGAGTGCGATCGCTTCTTCGTTTGAAGCATAGTATGGATGAACGCGATGAAATAGCTCGTCAGCGCGAAGATTTCGTCTCTCGTCTCACCCACGATTTACGCACTCCCTTAGTGGCGGCTGATCGGATGTTGGCACTATTTCAACAAGGTGCTTTGGGAAATTTATCACCGCAAATGCAGGAAGTAATCACCATCATGGCGCGGAGTAATATTAACCTGCTGTCAATGGTGAATACTTTATTAGAAGTTTATCGCTTTGAAGCTGGTCGCAAAACCTTAGCATTTCAACCAGTAAATCTCAGTCAATTATTAAATGAGGTGATTGCAGAACTGACACCCTTGGCTCAAGAAAAAAACTTGGCAATTAATAGCGATTTTGGCGACACATCAACACCAAATAAACTAGGCGATGGCATTCCGCCCACCGTAGGCGATCGCTTAGAATTGCATCGCTTATTTACCAACCTTATAGGTAACGCCATCAAATTTACAGCCTCTGGCTCAGTGACTATTCGCCTCAAAGGCATTATATTAAATGCTAAACAAGATTTTTCCGACCCTTCCTTACTTTCTAGCAACATCGACTATGTACAGGTTGAAATCGCAGATACAGGCGCAGGTATTCCATTAGAAGAACACGCCACATTATTTGAAAGATTTCGTCAAGGTAGTCATAAAATTTCTGGTAGTGGTCTAGGCTTGTATCTTTCTCGGCGCATTGTTGAGGCTCATCACGGTAAAATAGTGGTTAATTCAGAGTTAGGCAAAGGCAGTGTTTTTGTCGTTAGTTTACCTATTCAAATAGTAGGTAAAGCAGACTAG
- the ureC gene encoding urease subunit alpha: MPYRMSRQAYAETYGPTVGDRIRLADTELFIQVEQDFTTYGDEVKFGGGKVIRDGMGQSPIANADGAVDLVITNALILDWWGIVKADIGIKDGKIFKIGKAGNPYIQDHVDIIIGPGTEALAGEGMILTAGGIDTHIHFICPQQIEVAIASGITTMIGGGTGPATGTNATTCTPGPWNMYRMLQAADAFPMNLGFLGKGNASQPQGLTEQIFAGAIGLKLHEDWGTTPATIDTCLSVADEYDVQVAIHTDTLNEAGFVEDTIAAFKNRAIHTYHTEGAGGGHAPDIIKVCGQANVLPSSTNPTRPYTVNTLDEHLDMLMVCHHLDPAIAEDVAFAESRIRRETIAAEDILHDLGAFSMIASDSQAMGRVGEVIIRTWQTSHKMKVQRGSLAGDGKADNLRAKRYVAKYTINPAITHGISQYVGSVEAGKLADLCLWRPGFFGVKPEIVIKGGMIAWSQMGDANASIPTPQPVHMRPMFGSFAGARNATSLTFVSQAALERDIPQQLGLRKSAVAVSGTRQLTKQEMKLNDALPHIEVDPETYEVRADGELLTCEPATVLPMAQRYFLF, encoded by the coding sequence ATGCCTTACAGAATGTCCCGCCAAGCCTACGCAGAAACCTACGGCCCCACAGTAGGCGATCGCATCCGACTGGCAGATACAGAATTATTTATACAAGTAGAACAAGACTTCACAACCTACGGCGATGAGGTGAAATTCGGTGGTGGTAAAGTCATCCGAGATGGTATGGGACAATCTCCCATTGCTAACGCCGATGGTGCAGTAGATTTAGTGATTACTAATGCTTTGATTCTCGATTGGTGGGGAATAGTTAAAGCAGATATTGGGATTAAAGATGGCAAGATATTTAAAATTGGGAAAGCCGGGAATCCCTATATTCAAGATCATGTAGATATTATTATCGGCCCTGGAACCGAAGCCTTAGCCGGAGAAGGAATGATTCTCACGGCTGGCGGTATTGATACTCATATCCATTTTATTTGTCCCCAGCAGATTGAAGTAGCGATCGCCTCCGGTATCACTACTATGATTGGCGGCGGTACAGGCCCAGCCACAGGAACCAACGCCACCACCTGCACCCCCGGCCCTTGGAATATGTACCGGATGCTGCAAGCGGCTGATGCTTTTCCTATGAACTTAGGTTTCTTAGGTAAAGGTAACGCCAGTCAACCCCAAGGACTGACAGAACAGATTTTCGCTGGTGCAATTGGTTTAAAGCTGCATGAAGACTGGGGAACCACCCCCGCCACCATTGACACTTGCTTGAGTGTAGCCGATGAATACGACGTACAAGTGGCAATTCACACTGACACCCTCAACGAAGCCGGATTTGTTGAAGATACCATCGCCGCCTTTAAAAATCGTGCCATTCACACTTATCACACTGAAGGCGCAGGCGGTGGACACGCACCAGATATTATCAAAGTCTGCGGACAAGCCAACGTCCTCCCATCTTCCACCAACCCCACCCGTCCGTACACCGTCAACACCTTAGACGAACATCTAGATATGTTAATGGTATGTCATCACCTCGATCCGGCGATCGCTGAAGATGTGGCTTTTGCCGAATCCCGTATCCGCCGCGAAACCATCGCCGCCGAAGATATCCTCCACGACTTAGGCGCATTTAGTATGATTGCTTCCGACTCCCAAGCTATGGGTAGAGTAGGTGAAGTAATAATTCGCACTTGGCAGACATCTCACAAAATGAAAGTACAACGGGGAAGCCTGGCTGGAGATGGCAAAGCAGACAATTTAAGAGCCAAAAGATACGTTGCTAAATACACAATTAACCCCGCAATTACTCACGGAATCTCTCAGTATGTAGGTTCTGTAGAAGCAGGTAAACTTGCCGATTTATGTTTGTGGCGACCAGGATTTTTTGGTGTCAAGCCAGAGATAGTCATTAAAGGCGGGATGATTGCTTGGTCACAGATGGGGGATGCCAACGCCAGCATTCCCACACCGCAACCTGTCCATATGCGCCCCATGTTTGGCAGTTTTGCAGGTGCGAGAAATGCCACATCTTTAACCTTTGTTTCCCAAGCTGCTTTAGAAAGAGACATTCCCCAGCAGTTGGGTTTACGAAAATCAGCAGTCGCAGTTTCTGGAACTCGCCAATTAACTAAGCAGGAGATGAAACTGAATGATGCTTTACCCCATATAGAAGTAGATCCCGAAACCTATGAAGTCAGAGCAGATGGGGAATTGTTGACTTGTGAACCTGCAACGGTTTTACCAATGGCGCAGAGGTATTTTTTATTTTAA
- a CDS encoding GxxExxY protein, protein MEENDLSGMIIGCGMRVHTVLGPGLLESAYEECLFYELRREGLRVGRQIPVPLVYKEVELDCVYRLDLIVENKVIVEIKSVESLKPIHAVQLLTYLKLTNCKLGLLLNFNVLHLKEGIKRLANNL, encoded by the coding sequence ATGGAGGAGAATGATTTAAGTGGGATGATAATTGGGTGTGGAATGAGGGTGCATACGGTGTTGGGTCCAGGGTTGTTGGAGTCGGCTTATGAGGAGTGTTTGTTTTATGAGTTGAGGCGGGAGGGATTGAGAGTGGGTAGGCAAATTCCCGTACCGCTTGTGTATAAGGAAGTGGAATTAGATTGTGTTTATCGATTGGATTTAATAGTAGAAAATAAAGTAATTGTTGAAATCAAATCTGTAGAATCTCTCAAACCCATTCACGCAGTACAACTTCTAACTTATTTAAAACTCACAAACTGCAAACTAGGACTCCTCCTTAACTTTAACGTCCTCCACCTCAAAGAAGGCATCAAACGCTTAGCCAACAACCTCTAA